A stretch of DNA from bacterium:
CTACATTCCAACCCCGGATAAATTGATCAAAGGCATTGGCGTAGACCTGGTCGAGGTGGAGCGCTTCCGGCGCGGTCACGACGAGGGGGGCCTCGAGTTCACCGAGGAGGTCTTCACCCCGACCGAGGTGAAATACTGCCGCTCCCAGGCGCGGTACTGGGAGCACTTCGCCGCGCGATTCGCCGCCAAGGAGGCGGCCTTCAAGGCCCTCGGCGCCGGGCTGGCCCAGGGTCTGCGCTGGAGGATGGTCGAGGTGGTGCGCGACGAGTCGGGCGCGGTCTCACT
This window harbors:
- the acpS gene encoding holo-ACP synthase — translated: MIKGIGVDLVEVERFRRGHDEGGLEFTEEVFTPTEVKYCRSQARYWEHFAARFAAKEAAFKALGAGLAQGLRWRMVEVVRDESGAVSLLFSGKATELVRSLRIIKIHLTLTHNSHSAAAVVVLEGKD